The Triplophysa rosa linkage group LG15, Trosa_1v2, whole genome shotgun sequence genome has a segment encoding these proteins:
- the gtf2h5 gene encoding general transcription factor IIH subunit 5 yields MVNVLKGVLVECDPAMKQFLLYLDETSALGKKFIIQDLDDTHVFILAEVVHILQERVGELMDQNSFPITQK; encoded by the exons ATGGTCAACGTATTGAAAGGAGTTCTCGTGGAATG tgaTCCAGCTATGAAACAGTTTCTTTTGTATCTGGACGAGACGTCAGCCCTGGGTAAGAAGTTCATCATCCAGGATTTGGACGACACGCACGTTTTCATCCTGGCTGAAGTCGTGCATATTCTTCAGGAACGTGTAGGAGAACTGATGGACCAGAATTCATTCCCCATCACCCAGAAATAA